The window GTCCCAGGAGGGCGGCGCCACGAAGACGAGCAGCGCGTCCGGCGCACGCTCGCGCACCTGCCGAGCGCCCTGCAGGTCGATCTCGAGGACGACCGGCACGCCGGCGTCGAGCTTGTCCTGCACCGGCTTGCGCGGCGTGCCGTAGCGGTTGCCCGCGAAGACCGCCCACTCGAGCAGGTCCCCCGACGCGACGAGGGCGTCGAACTCGGCGTCGCTGACGAACCAGTAGTGCACGCCGTCGACCTCCCCCGGGCGGGGGAAGCGCGTCGTGGCCGAGACCGACACCCAGACGTCGGGGTAGCGCTCACGCAGCGCCTTGACCACGGTCGTCTTGCCCACCCCGGAAGGCCCGGACAGGACGGTGAGGCGGCGCGGCGCCGGGGGCGGGGACGCCGCAGCGGCCGCTGTCACGCGTCTCGCGCGGGGAACTCGCGCTCGAGCGCGGCGACCTGGTTGGCACCGAGGCCGCGCACGCGCCGCGTCTCGGCGATGCCGAGCCGCTCCATGATCTGCTTGGCCCGGACCTTGCCCACGCCCGGCATCGACTCCAGCAGCGCGGAGACCTTCATCTTCCCGACCACGTCGTCCTCCTGGCCGGTGGCGATCACCTCGCCGAGGGAGGCACCCGAGTGCTTGAGGCGGCTCTTCACCTCGGAGCGGGCGCGACGCACGGCCGCAGCCTTCTCGAGGGCGGCGGCCCGCTGTTCGGGCGTCAAGGGGGGAAGGGGCACGCGGTTCACCTCGCGGTTGGACGCCGGGCTGCTCTGGCGGCCTGAAGAAGTCGATGGCCTGAAGCCGGAAACCTAGCGACTGGTCGGACGGGGAGGCAATGCACCCCCTGCCTACAGGCTCTGCGAGCCGTGGGTCGGGGCCGGCCCGCCGGGCTCGCCCCAGACGGAGGCGGCGATCTCGGCTGCCGCCCGCCCCGGGTCCGTGGCGGCGGTGATCGGACGGCCGATGACGAGCAGGTCCGCACCGTCGGCCAGCGCCTGCTGCGGGGTGGACACCCGGGCCTGGTCGCCGAGGGCCGCCCCTGGCGGCCGCACCCCGGGCGTGACCAGGACGACGTCGGGGCCGACCTCCTGCCGGACGGCCCGGACCTCCTGCGGCGAGCAGACCAGGGCCCCGGCACCGGCGGCCACGGCGAGGGCCGCGAGCCGCCGCACGGCGTCGAGCGGCGGCCCGGCGAGGCCGACCCGCTCCAGGTCCCCGGCGCTGAGGCTGGTGAGCACGGTGACCGCCGTGACGCGCCCCGACGGCAGCGCGTCGGCCGCGGCCTGCACCATCGCCGGGCCGCCGGCGGCGTGCACCGTGAGGTAGTCGGGGGCCAGGCCGGCGACCGACCGGACCGCCCCGGCGACGGTGTTCGGGATGTCGTGCAGCTTGAGGTCGAGGAAGACCTCGCGCCCGCCGCTGGCCTCGCGCACGGCCTCGACGGCCTCGCGCCCACTGCGCAGGTACAGCTCCAGCCCCACCTTGAGCGTGCGCACGTGCGGGCCGGCCGCCCGGGCCCACGCCGTCGCGGTCCCGAGGTCCGGCGCGTCGAGCGCGACCGCGATGGGCGCGCGGACCTCCTGCGGGCTCACAGCGCCTCCTCGGCGTCAGGGGCGAAGTCCTGCAGGCTCGGCCCCGCGGGCACGGCCGGGGCGATCCGGTCGGCGCCGTCGCCGAGGGCACGATGGGCGTAGCCGACCGCGTCGCGCAGCCGCTCGAACCCGCGCTCGGCCAGCGCCGTGCGCAGCTCGCCCAGCACGCGCAGCGGCGCGCCGGGGTCGTTGAAGACGGCGGTGCCCACCGAGACGGCGCTGGCCCCCGCGAGGATCAGCTGCAGGGCGTCGAGCCCGGTGCGCACTCCCCCGACGCCGAGGATCGGCACGTCGGGCAGCGCGGCGTGGACCTGCCAGACACAGCGCACCGCCACCGGGCGGATCGCCGGCCCGGACAGGCCGCCGGTGACGCCGCCGAGGACGGGGCGCAGCGTGGTGGTGTCGATCGCCATGCCGAGCACGGTGTTGATCATCGTGAGCCCGTCGGCACCCGCGCCGACGCAGGCCCGCGCGATGGACACGATGTCGGTGACGTCCGGCGACAGCTTGGCCAGGACCGGGATCGACGGGTCGGTCGCCTCGCGCGCGGCGGCGACGGCGGCCGCCGCTGCGTGGGGGTCGCAGGCGAAGACCAGGCCGCGGTCCTCGACGTTGGGGCAGGAGATGTTGACCTCGACCGCGGTCACCGTCCCGGGCGGGGCGAGCGCGAGCCGGGCGGCCACCTCGGCGTACTCGTCGATGCTGCCGGCCGCGATCGAGGCGATCGTCCGCGCGCCCTGGGACTTGAGCCAGGGCAGGTCCTGCTGCACGAACGCGTCGACGCCGGGGCCCTGCAGGCCGATGGAGTTGAGCATGCCGCTGGGCGTCTCGGCCATGCGCGGGGTGGGCCGGCCGGAGCGCGGCGCGAGCATGACGCTCTTGGTCACCATCGCCCCGAGGCGGGACAGCGGGTAGAAGCGCGCGAGCTCCCGGCCGTTGGCGGCGCAGCCGGAGGCCGTGGCGACCGGGTTGGGCAGCGCTGCCCAGGCGAGCGAGGCGCGCATGTCGACCGCGGGCTCGGGCACGTCGGCGCTGTGCGGCGCGACCGGCCGCACGGTGGGAGGGACCGTCATGTCAGTGGCCTCCCGCCGCCACGGGGGCGCCGAGGCAGTCGGCCGGCACGGTGCCCACGTCCGCCCAGCGGACGCTCTCCCCACGGAAGACCGGGCCCTCGGTGCAGGAGCGGACCATGCGCGTCACGCCGTCCTCGCCGACGACGGGCAGCACGCACGTCATGCACACCCCGATGCCGCAGGCCATCGCCTCCTCGACGGCGACCTGCGCCGGGATCCCCGCGCCCGCAGCCACGTCCGACACGGCCCGCAGCATGGCCATGGGGCCGCAGGCGTAGACGACGTCGGTGGCGGCGCGCTCGATGACGCGGGGCAGGGCGTCGGTGACCCGCCCCCGGATGCCGAGCGAGCCGTCGTCCGTCGTCACCGTGACCGAGTCGGCCATCCGCTTGGCCTCGAGGACGCCGAAGAGCCGTTCCTCCGTCGCGGCGCCGAGCACGATGTCGACCCGGCAGCCGCGGGCGCGCAGCCGCTCGGCGAGGGTGAACAGCGGCGCGGAGCCGTAGCCGCCCCCGACGAGCGCGCAGCTGGCCGGCTCCTTGGGCAGCGCGAACGGCGTCCCCAGCGGGCCGACGACGTCGACCGGGTCGTGCGGCCGGCGCGAGGCCAGCCACTGGGTGCCCGGCCCGTGGGCCGACACGACGATCTCGACCGTGCCGCCGTAGACGCCGCGCTCCTGGCAGCGGTGGATGCTGAAGCTGCGCCGCAGCAGCATGCTCGAGCTCTGGTCGCCGATGGCGAGCGCGACGAAGTGGCCGGGGCGGAAGCGCTCGGCCACCCCCGGCGCGAGCAGGGTGATCGCGGCGTACGCCCCGACGCGCCGCACGGACAGCACCTCGCCGCGCACCTGCACGACCCCGCCGAGCGGGGCGCTGGGAGCCACCGTCATGCCCCCGCACCCGGCCGGGAGGACGGCGACTGGGCCTGGGCCGCGCGGATCGTCTCGCCGTGCTGCTGCAGCGAGCGCACGCCGAGGTCGCCCCGGGTCAGCGCCTCGATGCCCTGCACCGCCGCACCGAGCTCCTGCACGGTCGTGATGATCGGCCGGTCCATGGCGACCGCGGCCGTACGGATCTCCCACCCGTCGGCGCGGGCGGCCCGACCGGTCGGCGTGTTCACGATCATGTCGACCTCGCCGGCGAGGATGTGGTCGACGATCGTCGGCTCCCCCGGCGCGGCCGCCCGCTCGCTGTGCTTGCGCACGACGGTGGCGGCGACGCCGTTGCGCGACAGCACGGCGGCCGTCCCCTCGGTCGCGAGCAGCTCGAAGCCGAGGTCGGCCAGCCGCTTGACCGGGAAGACCATCGCGCGCTTGTCGCGGTTGGCGACGCTGACGAAGACCCGCCCCTTGATCGGGAGCCCGCCGAACGCGGCGGCCTGCGCCTTGGCGAACGCGGTGCCGAAGGTCGAGTCGATGCCCATGACCTCGCCGGTCGAGCGCATCTCCGGGCCGAGGACGGCGTCGACGTGCCCGCCCTCGACCGTGCGGAAGCGGGAGAACGGCAGCACCGCCTCCTTGACCGACAGCGGCGTGCCGAGCGGGAGGTCTCCCCCGTCGCCGCGCTCGGGCAGCATCCCCTCGGTACGCAGCTGCGAGATCGTCGCGCCGAGCATGATGCGCGCGGCCGCCTTGGCCAGCGGCACCGCCGTCGCCTTGGAGACGAACGGCGCGGTGCGCGACGCGCGCGGGTTGGCCTCGAGCACGTAGAGCACGTCGGAGGCGATCGCGAACTGCACGTTGAGCAGCCCGCGCACTCCCACGCCGCGGGCGATCGCCTCCGTGGAGGTTCGGACGCGGGCGATCTCCTCGGCGCCGAGCGTCGCGGGCGGCAGCACGCAGGCCGAGTCGCCGGAGTGGACCCCGGCCTCCTCGATGTGCTCCATGACCCCGGCGAGGTAGAGCTCCTCGCCGTCGTAGAGCGCGTCCACGTCGATCTCGACCGCGTCGTCGAGGAAGCGGTCCACGAGCACCGGGTGCTCAGGCGTGACGGCGCCCGCGACCGACGCGAACCACTCGGCGAGCTCGTCGGCGTCGTGCACGATCCGCATGCCGCGCCCGCCCAGGACGTACGACGGGCGGACCAGCACCGGGTACCCGATGCCGGCGGCGATCTCGCTCGCCTCGTCGTACGTCGTGGCGGTGCCGTGCTGCGGCGCGGGCAGCTTGGCGGCCGCGAGCACCCGGCCGAACGCCCCGCGGTCCTCGGCCAGGTGGATCGCCGACGGGGAGGTGCCGACGACCGGCACGCCCTCCTCCTCCAGCGCCTGCGCGAGGCCCAGCGGGGTCTGCCCGCCGAGCTGGACGATGACGCCCGCGACCGGGCCGGCGCGGCGCTCCGCGGCGACGACCTCGAGCACGTCCTCCAGCGTGAGCGGCTCGAAGTAGAGCCGGTCGCTGGTGTCGTAGTCGGTCGAGACGGTCTCGGGGTTGCAGTTGACCATCACGGTCTCGAAGCCGGCGTCGCGCAGCGCGAAGGACGCGTGCACGCAGGAGTAGTCGAACTCCACGCCCTGCCCGATGCGGTTCGGCCCGCTGCCGAGGATCAGGACCGCCGGCGTCTCGCGCGGCTCGACCTCGTCCTCCTCGTCGTAGGCCGAGTAGTGGTACGGCGTGCGTGCCGCGAACTCGGCCGCGCAGGTGTCGACGGTCTTGTAGACCGGGCGGACGCCGAGGGCGTGCCGGACACCGCGGACGACGGACTCCGGCATGCCGCGCAGCTCGGCGAGCTGGGCGTCGGAGAAGCCGTGCCGCTTGGCCCGGCGGATGACGTCGGCAGTGAGCTCCGCGGCGCCGCGCACCTGCTCGGCCACCTCGTTGATGAGGGCGACCTGGTCCACGAACCACGGGTCGATGCCGGTGGCCTCGTGCACCTCGTCGACCGTCGCGCCGGCGCGCAGCGCCTGCTGCACCTCGAGCAGCCGCGACTCGTGCGGGCGCCCGGCCGCGGCCAGCAGGGCAGCCTTGTCGCCCGGCTCGCCGGCCCAGCTGAAGCTCGACCCCTTGCGCTCCAGCGACCGGAGCGCCTTCTGCAGCGCCTCGGGGAAGCTGCGCCCGATGGCCATGGCCTCGCCGACGGACTTCATGTGCGTGGTGAGCGTGGAGTCGGCCGACGGGAACTTCTCGAACGCGAACCGCGGAGCCTTGACCACGACGTAGTCGAGCGTGGGCTCGAAGCTCGCGGGCGTGACCCGGGTGATGTCGTTCGGGATCTCGTCGAGGGTGTAGCCCACGGCGAGCTTGGCGGCGATCTTGGCAATCGGGAAGCCGGTCGCCTTGCTGGCGAGCGCGCTGGAGCGCGAGACGCGCGGGTTCATCTCGATGACGACGACCCGCCCGGTCCGCGGGTCGACCGCGAACTGGATGTTGCAGCCGCCGGTGTCGACCCCGACCCCGCGGATGATCGCGATCGAGATGTCGCGGAGCACCTGGTACTCGCGGTCGGTGAGCGTCATCGCCGGCGCGACGGTGATCGAGTCGCCGGTGTGCACGCCCATCGGATCGAGGTTCTCGATGCTGCAGACGACCACGACGTTGTCGTTGCGGTCTCGCATCAGCTCGAGCTCGTACTCCTTCCACCCGAGGATCGACTCCTCGAGCAGCACCTCGGTCGTCGGCGAGAGGTGAAGACCGCTTCCGGCGATGCGGCGCAGTCCCTCCTCGTCGTAGGCCAGCCCCGAGCCGGAGCCCCCCATGGTGAACGACGGGCGGACGACGACCGGGTAGCCGAGCTCCTCGACCGCGGCGAGGCAGTCCTCCATCGAGTGGCAGATGCGCGAGTCCGCGTAGCCGGCCCCCGGGATCGTGTCGAGGACCTCCTTGAACTTCTGCCGGTCCTCGCCCTTGACGATCGCCTCGACGTTGGCGCCGATCAGCTCGACGCCGTACTCCTCGAGGACGCCGGCCTTGTCCAGCGCCATCGCGGTGTTGAGCGCGGTCTGACCGCCGAGGGTCGGCAGCAGCGCGTCCGGCCGCTCGGCGGCGATGACCTTGGTGACGAACTCGGGCGTGATGGGCTCGACGTAGGTCGCGTCGGCGATCTCCGGGTCGGTCATGATCGTCGCCGGGTTGCTGTTGACGAGGATGACGCGCAGGCCCTCGGCCTTGAGCACCCGGCAGGCCTGGGTGCCGGAGTAGTCGAACTCGGCCGCCTGCCCGATGACGATCGGCCCGGAGCCGATGACGAGGACGCTGCGGATGTCGTCGCGGCGGGGCATTCAGCGACGTCCCTTCTTGTCGAGCATCAGGTCACGGAACCGGTCGAAGAGGTACGCCGCGTCGTGCGGCCCGCCGGCGGCCTCGGGGTGGTACTGGACGGAGAACGCGGGGGCGTCGAGCAGCCGGAGCCCCTCCACCACGTTGTCGTTGAGCCCGACGTGGCTCACCTCGGCCCGGCCGTACGGCGTCTCGACCGGCGTGCCGTCGACCGGCGCGTCGACCGCGAAGCCGTGGTTGTGGGCCGTGACCTCCACCTTGCCGGTGGCGCGGTCCTGGACCGGCTGGTTGATCCCGCGGTGGCCGTAGCGCAGCTTGTAGGTCCCGAGGCCGAGCGCGCGGCCGAGGATCTGGTTGCCGAAGCAGATGCCGAAGGTCGGCAGCTCGCGCTCCAACGCCCCGCGGACGGCCTCGACCGGCCCGTCGGTCGTCGCCGGGTCACCCGGCCCGTTGCTCACGAAGAGCCCGTCCGGCGCGACGGCGAGGATGTCCTCGATCGTGCTCGTCGCGGGCAGCACGTGGACCTCGATGCCGCGGTCGGCCATCCGCAGCGGGGTCGCGCGCTTGACGCCGAGGTCGAGGCAGGCGACGCGCAGCTGCGCCTCGCCGACGGCGGGCACGACGTACGGCTCGGGCGTGGTGACCTCGGCGGCGAGGTCGGCCCCGACCATCCCGGGGCTGGTGAGCACGCGCTCGAGCAGCTTGGCCGGGTCGTCCTCCATCGTGGACAGGCCCACGCGCATCGCACCGCGCTCGCGCAGGTGCCGGGTCAGCGCGCGGGTGTCGACGCCCCCGACGCCGACGACGCCCTGCTCGCGCAGCTCGTCCTGCAGGGTGCGCTGTGCGCGCCAGTTGGACGGGCGGCGGGCGGGGTCGCGCACGACGTAGCCGGAGACCCAGACGCGGCGCGACTCGGGGTCCTCGTCGTTGACGCCGGTGTTGCCCACGTGCGGGGCGGTCATGACGACGACCTGCCGGTGGTACGACGGGTCGGTCAGCGTCTCCTGGTAGCCGGTCATGCCGGTGGCGAAGACGGCCTCGCCGAAGGCCTCGCCGTCGGCGCCGAAGGCCTCGCCGCGGAAGGTGCGCCCGTCCTCGAGGACGAGCAGGGCGTCGCGGGCCATCAGGACTTCACCTCCACGAGCCCCTGCACCGCTGCCAGCAGCGCGTCCCGGTCGGCCGCGGCGCGTGGCCGGAACCCCGTGTCGAGCTGACGCGTCCCGTGCTCCCAGGTGACGACCACCAATCCGCCTTCCTCTACGAACTTGCCCGCCATCCCGCGCTCGAGCCGGCCGCCCCGCAGGGCGGCCGTCGGCACGAAGACGTCGGGGGCGCCGACGCGGGCGAAGAGCACGCCCGCGTCGGACACGATCATGTGGGCCAGGCTGCGCACGCCCAGCCCGTGGGGGACGATCCGGTCCAGCCAGTCGCCGGCGGTCGTCGTGACGACGTACGTCCCCTCGCCGCGGGCGCGGACGGCGCCGCGCGCGACCGCCTCGGGCACCTGCGGCAGCGCGGGGACGTCGGACTGGCGCGCGCCGCGCTTGCGCCAGCCCCTCCAGAGCAGCAGGTAGCCCAGCGCCAGCGCGGCGAGCAGGCCGCCGACGAGCCAGAGCCGCTCCCCGAGCTTGGTCAGGTGCTGCTGCTCGGCGGCGAGCAGGACGGCCTCGCTCATGCCAGCGCCCCGTCCAGCACGGTCGGGCGCCCCCGCAGGAACGTCGCGACCACCCGCCCGGGGAGGGTGCGCCCGGCATAGGGCGTGTTGCGGCTGCGTGAGGCCAGGCCGGCGGGGTCAATGGTGCGCCGTGCCGCCGGGTCGACCAGGACGACGTTGGCCGGCTCCCCGGCCTGCAGCGGGCGGCCGTGGCCGGTGAGCCGGCCGATGCGGGCCGGCCGGGTCGAGAGCCGGTCGGCCACGCCGGCCCAGTCGAGCAGGCCGGTCTCGACCAGCGCCTCCTGGGCGATGGCCAGCGCCGTCTCGAGGCCGAGCATGCCGGGCAGCGCGTTGGCCCACTCGCCCTCCTTGTCCTCGGCGGCGTGCGGGGCGTGGTCGGTGGCGATCGCGTCGATGACGCCGTCGGCCACGGCCTGGCGCAGCGCCTGCACGTCGTCCTTGCCGCGCAGCGGCGGGTTGACCTTGAAGACCGGGTCGTACGTCGCGGCGAGGGACTCGTCGAGCAGCAGGTGGTGCGGGGTGACCTCGGCGGTGACGGCGATGCCGCGCTCCTTGGCCAGCCGCAGGATCTCGACCGAGCCCCTGGTCGACACGTGGCAGATGTGCAGCCGGCTTCCGACGTGCGCGGCGAGCAGGACGTCGCGGGCGATGACGGCCTCCTCGGCGACCGACGGCCAGCCGCGCAGGCCGAGCACCCCGGACAGCGCCCCCTCGTTCATCTGCGCGCCGTCGGTGAGCCGCGGCTCCTGGGCGTGCTGCGCGATGACCCCGTCGAACGCCTTGACGTACTCCAGCGCCCGGCGCATGAGCACCGCGTCGGAGACGCACTTGCCGTCGTCGGAGAAGACCCGGACCCGGGCGGCGGAGTCGGCCATCGCCCCGAGCTCGGCGAGCCGCTCGCCGCCCAGCCCGACCGTGACCGCCCCGACCGGCGCGACGTCGCAGTGCCCGGCCTCGCGGCCCAGCCGCCAGACCTGCTCGACCACGCCGGCGGTGTCGGCGACGGGATCGGTGTTGGCCATGGCGTGCACGGCCGTGAAGCCGCCGAGCGCGGCGGCCCGGGTGCCGGTCTCGACCGTCTCGGCGTCCTCGCGCCCCGGCTCGCGCAGATGGGTGTGCAGGTCGACCAGGCCCGGGAGCGCGACGAGGCCGTCGGCGTCGACCACGGTCGCGCCCGCCGCCCCCGCGGTGCCGGCTGCCGTGGCCTCGGCGAGCACGCCGTCACGCAGCACGAGGTCGACCGGGCCGCCTCCGTACGGGCGGGCCCCGCGCAGGACGAAGGTGGTCGAGTTCGCTGAACCGCTCATCGCTGGTGCTCCTTGCTGCTGTCGAACGCCCCGCCGAGGAGCAGGTAGAGGACCGCCATGCGGACGCTGACCCCGTTGGCGACCTGCTCGACGATGGTCGAGCGCTCGGAGTCGGCGACCTCGGCCGCGATCTCGACACCGCGGTTCATCGGCCCGGGGTGCATGACGATCGCCGTGTCCTGCAGGGTCGCGGCCCGGGTGGCGTCGAGGCCGTAGCGGCGGGTGTACTCGCGGGCGCTCGGGAAGTAGGCCTCGCTCATCCGCTCGCGCTGCACGCGCAGCAGCATCACCACGTCGGCCTTCGGCAGGACCGCGTCGAGGTCGTACGACACCGCGCACGGCCAGGTCTGCACGCCGATCGGCAGCAGCGTCGGAGGCGCGACGAGCGTGACGTCGGCGCCGAGGGTGGCCAGCAGCAGCACGTTCGACCGGGCGACCCGGCTGTGCAGGACGTCCCCGACGATCACGACGCGGCGGCCGGCGAGGTCGCCGCGGCCGTCGGCCAGGCGGCGGCGCATCGTGTACGCGTCGAGCAGCGCCTGGGTGGGGTGCTCGTGGGTGCCGTCCCCCGCGTTGACGACGCTGCCCCCGACCCAGCCCGAGGCCGCGAGCCGCTGGGCGGCGCCGCTGGCCGAGTGGCGGACGACGACGGCGTCCGCGCCCATCGCCTGCAGCGTCAGTGCGGTGTCCTTGAAGCTCTCGCCCTTGGAGACGCTCGAGCCCTTGGCGCTGAAGTTGATGACGTCGGCGGAGAGCCGCTTGGCCGCCGCCTCGAAGGAGATGCGGGTGCGGGTGGAGTCCTCGTAGAAGAGGTTCACCACGGTGCGGCCGCGCAGGGTGGGCAGTTTCTTGATCTCGCGCTGCTGCAGGCCGGCCATCTCGTGGGCGGTGTCGAGGACGAGCAGCGCCTCGTCACGGCTCAGGTCGCCGGCGGAGACCAGGTGCCTCACTGCGCGCCTCCCGTCGGGCGGAGCAGGACCCCGTCCGCGCCGTCGTGCTCGGCCAGCCGGACCTGCACGCTCTCCCGCAGCGAGGTGGGGATGTTCTTGCCGACGTAGTCGGCCCGGATCGGGAGCTCGCGGTGGCCGCGGTCGACGAGGACCGCGAGCTGCACGGCGCGCGGGCGTCCCACGTCGTCCAGCGCGGTGAGCGCCGCGCGGACGGTGCGGCCGGAGAAGAGCACGTCGTCGACGAGCACGACCAGCTTGCCGTCGACCCCCGACGGGGGAATCTCGGTGCGCTCGAGGGCGCGGGCGGGCCGCAGCCGGAGGTCGTCGCGGTACATCGTCACGTCGAGGCTGCCGACGGGGACCGGGCTGCCCTCGAAGCTCTCGATCCGGGCGGCCAGCCGGCGGGCCAGGGCGACGCCTCGGGTCGGGATGCCGAGCAGGACGAGGTCGGCGCCGCCCTTGCCCCGCTCGAGGACCTCGTGCGCGATGCGCGAGAGGGAGCGGTCGATCTCGGCGGCGGTCAGGACGGTGCGTACGTCGGGCTCACGCCCGGGCTCGGCGGGGGCCGCGGCCGCGGGCAGCTCGACGTCGCGCCGCCCCTCGGAGGGGACGGTCGTCAACGCTGGACCTCCTTACCCGCCTCGCTGGACGGGCCTTAAAGGATGTCGGTGAGGGGCTGCGGTGCGCCGGCTTGCCGCCGCACCGTCTGGCACCGTACCAGCCGGGGCCGGCGGCAGCGTCGCCGCGACCTCGAGCACCGCGCGCGCCACCCGCTGCACGCGCGCGGCAGACGGGTGCCGCTCCAGCTCCACGGTGACCGAGGACCCGGGCAGCTCGGTGTTGTGCCACTGGCCGAACGTCCCGCTGCACCCTCCGCTGCCGCAGGAGAAGGTCTTGAC of the Motilibacter aurantiacus genome contains:
- the mihF gene encoding integration host factor, actinobacterial type; the encoded protein is MPLPPLTPEQRAAALEKAAAVRRARSEVKSRLKHSGASLGEVIATGQEDDVVGKMKVSALLESMPGVGKVRAKQIMERLGIAETRRVRGLGANQVAALEREFPARDA
- a CDS encoding dihydroorotate dehydrogenase, with product MTVPPTVRPVAPHSADVPEPAVDMRASLAWAALPNPVATASGCAANGRELARFYPLSRLGAMVTKSVMLAPRSGRPTPRMAETPSGMLNSIGLQGPGVDAFVQQDLPWLKSQGARTIASIAAGSIDEYAEVAARLALAPPGTVTAVEVNISCPNVEDRGLVFACDPHAAAAAVAAAREATDPSIPVLAKLSPDVTDIVSIARACVGAGADGLTMINTVLGMAIDTTTLRPVLGGVTGGLSGPAIRPVAVRCVWQVHAALPDVPILGVGGVRTGLDALQLILAGASAVSVGTAVFNDPGAPLRVLGELRTALAERGFERLRDAVGYAHRALGDGADRIAPAVPAGPSLQDFAPDAEEAL
- a CDS encoding dihydroorotase translates to MSGSANSTTFVLRGARPYGGGPVDLVLRDGVLAEATAAGTAGAAGATVVDADGLVALPGLVDLHTHLREPGREDAETVETGTRAAALGGFTAVHAMANTDPVADTAGVVEQVWRLGREAGHCDVAPVGAVTVGLGGERLAELGAMADSAARVRVFSDDGKCVSDAVLMRRALEYVKAFDGVIAQHAQEPRLTDGAQMNEGALSGVLGLRGWPSVAEEAVIARDVLLAAHVGSRLHICHVSTRGSVEILRLAKERGIAVTAEVTPHHLLLDESLAATYDPVFKVNPPLRGKDDVQALRQAVADGVIDAIATDHAPHAAEDKEGEWANALPGMLGLETALAIAQEALVETGLLDWAGVADRLSTRPARIGRLTGHGRPLQAGEPANVVLVDPAARRTIDPAGLASRSRNTPYAGRTLPGRVVATFLRGRPTVLDGALA
- the gmk gene encoding guanylate kinase; translated protein: MTAAAAASPPPAPRRLTVLSGPSGVGKTTVVKALRERYPDVWVSVSATTRFPRPGEVDGVHYWFVSDAEFDALVASGDLLEWAVFAGNRYGTPRKPVQDKLDAGVPVVLEIDLQGARQVRERAPDALLVFVAPPSWDELVRRLAGRGTEPEDVVARRLEAAREELAAEGEFDVTLVNTDVEELCIRLVALMESPVNPSR
- a CDS encoding PH-like domain-containing protein, whose protein sequence is MSEAVLLAAEQQHLTKLGERLWLVGGLLAALALGYLLLWRGWRKRGARQSDVPALPQVPEAVARGAVRARGEGTYVVTTTAGDWLDRIVPHGLGVRSLAHMIVSDAGVLFARVGAPDVFVPTAALRGGRLERGMAGKFVEEGGLVVVTWEHGTRQLDTGFRPRAAADRDALLAAVQGLVEVKS
- the carB gene encoding carbamoyl-phosphate synthase large subunit produces the protein MPRRDDIRSVLVIGSGPIVIGQAAEFDYSGTQACRVLKAEGLRVILVNSNPATIMTDPEIADATYVEPITPEFVTKVIAAERPDALLPTLGGQTALNTAMALDKAGVLEEYGVELIGANVEAIVKGEDRQKFKEVLDTIPGAGYADSRICHSMEDCLAAVEELGYPVVVRPSFTMGGSGSGLAYDEEGLRRIAGSGLHLSPTTEVLLEESILGWKEYELELMRDRNDNVVVVCSIENLDPMGVHTGDSITVAPAMTLTDREYQVLRDISIAIIRGVGVDTGGCNIQFAVDPRTGRVVVIEMNPRVSRSSALASKATGFPIAKIAAKLAVGYTLDEIPNDITRVTPASFEPTLDYVVVKAPRFAFEKFPSADSTLTTHMKSVGEAMAIGRSFPEALQKALRSLERKGSSFSWAGEPGDKAALLAAAGRPHESRLLEVQQALRAGATVDEVHEATGIDPWFVDQVALINEVAEQVRGAAELTADVIRRAKRHGFSDAQLAELRGMPESVVRGVRHALGVRPVYKTVDTCAAEFAARTPYHYSAYDEEDEVEPRETPAVLILGSGPNRIGQGVEFDYSCVHASFALRDAGFETVMVNCNPETVSTDYDTSDRLYFEPLTLEDVLEVVAAERRAGPVAGVIVQLGGQTPLGLAQALEEEGVPVVGTSPSAIHLAEDRGAFGRVLAAAKLPAPQHGTATTYDEASEIAAGIGYPVLVRPSYVLGGRGMRIVHDADELAEWFASVAGAVTPEHPVLVDRFLDDAVEIDVDALYDGEELYLAGVMEHIEEAGVHSGDSACVLPPATLGAEEIARVRTSTEAIARGVGVRGLLNVQFAIASDVLYVLEANPRASRTAPFVSKATAVPLAKAAARIMLGATISQLRTEGMLPERGDGGDLPLGTPLSVKEAVLPFSRFRTVEGGHVDAVLGPEMRSTGEVMGIDSTFGTAFAKAQAAAFGGLPIKGRVFVSVANRDKRAMVFPVKRLADLGFELLATEGTAAVLSRNGVAATVVRKHSERAAAPGEPTIVDHILAGEVDMIVNTPTGRAARADGWEIRTAAVAMDRPIITTVQELGAAVQGIEALTRGDLGVRSLQQHGETIRAAQAQSPSSRPGAGA
- a CDS encoding aspartate carbamoyltransferase catalytic subunit, with the protein product MRHLVSAGDLSRDEALLVLDTAHEMAGLQQREIKKLPTLRGRTVVNLFYEDSTRTRISFEAAAKRLSADVINFSAKGSSVSKGESFKDTALTLQAMGADAVVVRHSASGAAQRLAASGWVGGSVVNAGDGTHEHPTQALLDAYTMRRRLADGRGDLAGRRVVIVGDVLHSRVARSNVLLLATLGADVTLVAPPTLLPIGVQTWPCAVSYDLDAVLPKADVVMLLRVQRERMSEAYFPSAREYTRRYGLDATRAATLQDTAIVMHPGPMNRGVEIAAEVADSERSTIVEQVANGVSVRMAVLYLLLGGAFDSSKEHQR
- a CDS encoding dihydroorotate dehydrogenase electron transfer subunit, with amino-acid sequence MTVAPSAPLGGVVQVRGEVLSVRRVGAYAAITLLAPGVAERFRPGHFVALAIGDQSSSMLLRRSFSIHRCQERGVYGGTVEIVVSAHGPGTQWLASRRPHDPVDVVGPLGTPFALPKEPASCALVGGGYGSAPLFTLAERLRARGCRVDIVLGAATEERLFGVLEAKRMADSVTVTTDDGSLGIRGRVTDALPRVIERAATDVVYACGPMAMLRAVSDVAAGAGIPAQVAVEEAMACGIGVCMTCVLPVVGEDGVTRMVRSCTEGPVFRGESVRWADVGTVPADCLGAPVAAGGH
- the pyrF gene encoding orotidine-5'-phosphate decarboxylase, encoding MSPQEVRAPIAVALDAPDLGTATAWARAAGPHVRTLKVGLELYLRSGREAVEAVREASGGREVFLDLKLHDIPNTVAGAVRSVAGLAPDYLTVHAAGGPAMVQAAADALPSGRVTAVTVLTSLSAGDLERVGLAGPPLDAVRRLAALAVAAGAGALVCSPQEVRAVRQEVGPDVVLVTPGVRPPGAALGDQARVSTPQQALADGADLLVIGRPITAATDPGRAAAEIAASVWGEPGGPAPTHGSQSL
- the carA gene encoding glutamine-hydrolyzing carbamoyl-phosphate synthase small subunit → MARDALLVLEDGRTFRGEAFGADGEAFGEAVFATGMTGYQETLTDPSYHRQVVVMTAPHVGNTGVNDEDPESRRVWVSGYVVRDPARRPSNWRAQRTLQDELREQGVVGVGGVDTRALTRHLRERGAMRVGLSTMEDDPAKLLERVLTSPGMVGADLAAEVTTPEPYVVPAVGEAQLRVACLDLGVKRATPLRMADRGIEVHVLPATSTIEDILAVAPDGLFVSNGPGDPATTDGPVEAVRGALERELPTFGICFGNQILGRALGLGTYKLRYGHRGINQPVQDRATGKVEVTAHNHGFAVDAPVDGTPVETPYGRAEVSHVGLNDNVVEGLRLLDAPAFSVQYHPEAAGGPHDAAYLFDRFRDLMLDKKGRR